One region of Arthrobacter sp. StoSoilB22 genomic DNA includes:
- a CDS encoding aldo/keto reductase gives MSLNELRTLGRTGALISPLTLGTLNFGTGAAPTGPAESIRIIKAALDAGITSVDTADIYSQGEAETVVGQAIHSRRDDVFLATKFHGQMGSNPAHAGNSRRWIVRAVEDSLRRLNTDRIDLYQAHRPDYNTDLLETITALNDLIRQGKILYYGTSVFSPAQLVEAQWIANTNHLTPPVVDQVPYSLLVRANERDVFPITQQYGVGVLSYGPLDGGWLAGGYRVGGGQPESSRSAAVPGRFDVNAPFNQGKLHAADALAQLAARHELTLIQLAVAFALNHPAVTSVVIGPRTEDHLTDYLKAADVVLSESVLDEIDDIVAPAVNFLERDAGTVAPHLEYPELRRR, from the coding sequence ATGAGCCTCAACGAGCTACGAACGCTTGGACGCACTGGCGCCCTGATCAGCCCCCTCACGCTGGGCACCCTGAATTTCGGCACCGGCGCCGCACCCACGGGTCCGGCCGAGAGCATCCGCATCATCAAGGCCGCCCTCGACGCCGGTATCACCAGCGTTGACACCGCCGACATCTACTCACAGGGCGAGGCCGAGACCGTGGTTGGCCAGGCCATCCACAGCCGGCGCGACGACGTTTTCCTGGCCACGAAGTTCCACGGCCAGATGGGCTCCAACCCGGCACACGCCGGCAACTCACGACGGTGGATCGTCCGGGCTGTGGAGGACAGCTTGCGGCGGCTGAACACGGACAGGATCGATCTCTACCAGGCGCACCGTCCGGACTACAACACCGATCTCCTTGAGACCATCACTGCCCTCAACGACCTCATCCGCCAGGGCAAGATCCTCTATTACGGCACGTCCGTGTTCAGCCCCGCCCAACTTGTTGAGGCCCAGTGGATCGCGAACACCAACCACCTGACCCCGCCCGTGGTGGACCAGGTTCCTTACTCCCTTCTGGTGCGCGCCAACGAACGGGACGTTTTCCCCATCACCCAGCAGTACGGCGTCGGGGTTTTGAGTTACGGACCGCTCGACGGCGGCTGGCTGGCGGGCGGTTATCGCGTCGGCGGGGGCCAGCCGGAGAGTTCGCGATCGGCAGCGGTTCCGGGCCGTTTCGATGTGAACGCACCCTTTAACCAGGGCAAGCTGCACGCCGCGGATGCGCTCGCGCAGCTTGCGGCACGCCATGAGTTGACCCTGATACAGCTCGCCGTCGCCTTCGCCCTGAACCATCCGGCGGTCACCAGCGTGGTCATCGGACCGCGGACCGAGGATCACCTCACCGATTACTTGAAGGCCGCAGATGTGGTGCTGAGCGAGTCCGTTTTGGATGAGATCGACGACATCGTGGCCCCGGCCGTGAATTTCCTGGAGCGGGACGCCGGCACTGTTGCGCCCCACCTTGAGTACCCGGAACTTCGACGCCGGTAG
- a CDS encoding sulfite oxidase, protein MSKHHVKQKATKAANPGQPTQGPLTHEELQLSGRNHSMPLEALHDDITPAGLHYLLIHFDIPHVSAETWRLRLGGAVDRSLELSLEDIKARPAVTMPVTLECAGNGRSLLQPRPVSQPWVLGAVGTAEWTGTPLAPLLEEAGLASDAVELVFTGADNGIQGGVEEPYARSLSVAEAMHPEVMLVYAMNGNPLPIQHGFPLRLLVPGWYGMASVKWLTSIEAVTSRFMGFQQAVAYHYLQGPDGPGIPVSHIRVRSLMVPPGIPDFYTRRRVVDAGPVMLHGRAWSGHGEVDRVEVGIDGEWMPAHVDPPLGDFAWRRWSMVWVASPGDHVLRCRAMDSSGALQPTEQVWNYQGIGNNMAQVVEVTVR, encoded by the coding sequence ATGTCCAAACACCACGTCAAACAAAAAGCAACGAAAGCAGCCAACCCAGGCCAGCCAACCCAAGGTCCGCTGACTCACGAAGAACTACAACTTTCCGGGCGGAACCACTCCATGCCGCTTGAGGCCCTGCACGACGACATCACGCCGGCCGGGCTGCATTACCTGCTGATCCACTTCGACATCCCCCATGTTTCCGCTGAGACATGGCGGCTTCGGCTGGGTGGCGCCGTTGACCGGAGCCTCGAGCTGAGTCTCGAGGACATCAAAGCCCGGCCCGCCGTCACCATGCCCGTCACCCTTGAATGCGCAGGAAACGGACGGTCGCTTCTGCAGCCACGTCCCGTCAGCCAACCCTGGGTTCTCGGCGCGGTGGGCACGGCAGAGTGGACCGGAACCCCGTTGGCACCCTTGCTGGAGGAAGCAGGCCTGGCGAGTGACGCCGTCGAACTTGTCTTTACCGGTGCCGACAACGGCATACAAGGGGGCGTCGAAGAGCCTTACGCGCGCAGCCTCTCGGTGGCGGAAGCCATGCATCCCGAAGTCATGCTGGTCTACGCCATGAACGGCAACCCGCTGCCCATTCAGCACGGCTTTCCGCTCAGGTTGCTGGTGCCGGGTTGGTACGGCATGGCCAGTGTGAAGTGGTTGACGTCGATCGAAGCTGTGACGTCGCGGTTCATGGGTTTCCAGCAGGCGGTCGCGTACCACTACCTCCAAGGTCCAGACGGGCCCGGCATACCCGTGTCCCACATTCGCGTCCGCTCCCTGATGGTGCCGCCGGGAATCCCGGACTTCTACACGCGGCGACGCGTCGTGGACGCCGGTCCCGTGATGCTCCACGGGCGTGCCTGGTCCGGGCACGGTGAGGTGGATCGCGTGGAGGTGGGGATCGACGGCGAGTGGATGCCCGCGCATGTGGATCCGCCGCTGGGTGATTTCGCGTGGCGGCGGTGGTCCATGGTGTGGGTCGCGAGCCCCGGGGACCATGTTCTGCGGTGCCGGGCCATGGATTCGTCGGGCGCGCTCCAGCCCACTGAACAGGTGTGGAACTACCAGGGCATCGGGAACAACATGGCGCAGGTGGTTGAGGTGACGGTGCGGTAG
- a CDS encoding flavin reductase family protein has translation MTQTTVEETAAIKAAFAQFPSGVAAFSAMVDFTPEALVASSFTVGVSLEPPLVMFAVQNSSTTWPKLRQAQRLGVSVLAEGQEAAALQLASKTRDRFAGLDTSVSDSGAVLIDGAVLGFECEIVSETPAGDHAIVVLEVKATTINLESKPLIYHGAAFRQLAA, from the coding sequence ATGACACAGACCACAGTGGAAGAAACGGCGGCCATCAAGGCAGCATTCGCGCAATTCCCGTCCGGAGTTGCGGCGTTCAGCGCCATGGTGGACTTCACGCCGGAAGCCTTGGTTGCATCGTCCTTCACGGTGGGTGTATCGCTGGAGCCGCCATTGGTGATGTTCGCCGTGCAGAACTCCTCCACCACTTGGCCGAAGCTCCGTCAAGCGCAGCGGCTTGGCGTTTCGGTGCTCGCCGAGGGCCAGGAAGCGGCCGCCCTCCAGCTGGCTTCCAAGACGCGCGACCGTTTTGCCGGATTGGACACCAGCGTGAGCGACTCAGGTGCAGTTCTGATCGACGGCGCGGTGCTGGGTTTCGAATGCGAAATTGTGTCTGAGACGCCCGCGGGGGATCACGCGATCGTCGTTCTGGAGGTCAAGGCCACCACCATCAATCTCGAATCCAAACCATTGATCTACCACGGTGCTGCGTTTAGGCAGTTGGCAGCCTAG
- a CDS encoding MATE family efflux transporter — protein MSQRIGSTEDPAASSAATHTVLSPRTFASLAGTMFAVDLLSAGNGAIDLAFVAPFGALMVAGIGLGDLVTALFMAFFAGIIDVFAVKLARAEGRNDASRLLPKLFAALLIVAAVWTAAGMVVTRVVPLIFAVVGSEPAVAAIATDYLTVRMMGIPFTLALAAVSVTLRIVGRQRASIVLIATVFVLNAAFNAALVYGPLNVLAANPVIAVAIATVIAQVFTAACGVVVLARHFSRGHGESGAAADQPRIILLTREMFVTSLGVGLRQMNNYAAAVVPFMLISRLDVATVAAAAVATRIWTLYCRVPQATLSAVGVFVGYSRGRSQPDAHAVVQRSGKYVVWPSFIAAAGVAAAVPVFARVFGGDEIDVGLVWMLTAAYLLAVPAYVVENLCGEILTVEQRASWLSLPSTVVTYLVTIPIAIIGILMWESAMVAVASAAVASLLLALRYSMRTRQLGYRIIGRF, from the coding sequence ATGTCACAACGAATCGGTTCAACGGAGGACCCGGCGGCGTCGAGCGCTGCTACCCACACTGTCCTATCTCCTCGGACGTTTGCCTCCCTGGCCGGGACCATGTTTGCAGTCGATCTCCTGAGCGCCGGAAATGGAGCTATTGACCTGGCCTTCGTGGCCCCTTTCGGTGCCCTCATGGTGGCCGGCATAGGTTTGGGCGATCTCGTGACGGCGCTCTTCATGGCCTTCTTCGCGGGAATCATCGATGTTTTTGCTGTGAAATTGGCTCGCGCCGAAGGGCGGAATGATGCCAGCAGGTTATTGCCCAAATTATTTGCCGCGCTGTTGATCGTTGCTGCCGTCTGGACTGCAGCCGGGATGGTGGTCACCCGGGTTGTTCCCCTGATCTTTGCCGTTGTAGGCTCCGAGCCTGCTGTGGCTGCCATAGCCACCGATTACTTGACCGTACGCATGATGGGCATTCCCTTCACGTTGGCTCTGGCCGCCGTCTCGGTCACCCTCCGCATCGTGGGGAGACAACGCGCTTCCATTGTCCTCATTGCCACCGTGTTCGTGTTGAATGCGGCGTTCAATGCCGCCTTGGTTTACGGTCCGCTGAATGTGCTGGCAGCCAACCCGGTGATTGCTGTAGCCATTGCTACGGTGATCGCTCAGGTTTTCACTGCTGCCTGCGGGGTTGTTGTCCTCGCACGGCATTTCTCCCGAGGTCACGGGGAAAGCGGAGCCGCGGCTGATCAACCCCGGATCATCCTGCTGACCCGCGAGATGTTTGTAACAAGCCTTGGAGTCGGGTTGCGGCAAATGAACAACTACGCCGCTGCCGTGGTGCCCTTCATGCTCATCAGCCGTTTGGACGTGGCCACCGTTGCTGCGGCAGCGGTGGCCACGAGGATCTGGACCCTCTACTGCCGGGTTCCGCAAGCGACCCTCAGCGCTGTTGGCGTTTTTGTTGGGTACTCCCGGGGCCGAAGCCAGCCGGACGCCCACGCTGTGGTGCAACGTTCGGGTAAGTATGTTGTCTGGCCCAGTTTCATCGCGGCGGCCGGTGTGGCAGCGGCCGTTCCCGTCTTTGCCAGGGTCTTTGGCGGCGATGAGATTGACGTTGGATTGGTGTGGATGCTGACTGCTGCCTATCTCCTCGCAGTGCCTGCCTATGTCGTGGAGAATTTGTGCGGGGAGATCTTGACGGTGGAACAGCGGGCATCGTGGCTCTCCCTACCATCAACCGTGGTTACGTATCTGGTAACCATCCCGATTGCCATCATCGGGATCCTGATGTGGGAATCGGCGATGGTCGCCGTTGCCTCCGCAGCCGTGGCGTCGCTTCTTCTTGCCCTGCGGTACAGCATGCGGACAAGGCAGCTCGGCTATCGGATAATCGGGAGGTTCTGA
- a CDS encoding DUF3817 domain-containing protein produces the protein MSPVSDLRTSMQPRTLFRTVAFAEAVTWTLLLIGLFLKYVTRTTEVGVSIAGGIHGFVFLCYAATAAFTWINQKWSTRTGLLAIGSAVIPYATIPTEKSLDRRGLLDGGWRLAAGGDAPRGGFEKAQAWVLRNPILAVVVTLVAVGAVFSFLLFMGPPGTWFS, from the coding sequence GTGTCTCCCGTTTCCGACCTGAGGACTTCAATGCAGCCCCGCACCTTGTTCCGTACCGTTGCTTTTGCCGAGGCCGTGACATGGACGTTGCTGTTGATCGGGCTGTTCCTTAAGTACGTCACGCGCACCACTGAGGTTGGGGTGAGCATTGCCGGAGGCATCCACGGCTTCGTTTTCCTTTGCTACGCTGCGACGGCGGCATTCACGTGGATCAACCAAAAGTGGTCTACCCGAACGGGTCTGCTCGCGATCGGTTCAGCCGTTATCCCCTACGCCACCATCCCAACGGAGAAGTCGCTGGATCGTCGCGGCCTTCTCGACGGCGGCTGGCGCTTGGCCGCTGGCGGCGACGCACCCCGAGGCGGATTTGAGAAAGCCCAGGCCTGGGTTCTCCGGAACCCGATTCTCGCCGTAGTTGTTACTCTCGTCGCCGTGGGGGCCGTCTTTAGCTTCCTGCTGTTCATGGGTCCTCCAGGTACCTGGTTCTCCTAG
- a CDS encoding FadR/GntR family transcriptional regulator, whose amino-acid sequence MNLSDSRTAGQQGPQGGHTPISRISAAEAVFAALRRAIEGGQFDIGTKLSSEATLAGQYGVSRSVIREALRSCNTLGLTVTKTGKGTFIVANKVANDLTLGQYSARDLNEARPHIEIPAAGLAAQRRTEEELEHLKEIVQEMLTENDPEAWVNLDASFHSAVARASGNRVFASVVSDIREALAHQSETLNLVADRQHRSDEEHVAVLNAIEAGDSEAASNAMAAHLQAVSVALDTILSK is encoded by the coding sequence GTGAACCTGTCAGACAGCCGGACAGCCGGACAGCAAGGACCTCAGGGTGGGCATACGCCCATCTCACGCATCTCCGCAGCCGAGGCGGTCTTTGCGGCACTCCGCCGCGCCATTGAGGGCGGCCAGTTCGATATCGGCACCAAGCTGAGTTCCGAGGCAACGTTGGCAGGCCAGTACGGCGTGAGCCGCTCAGTCATCAGGGAAGCTTTGAGGTCCTGCAACACCTTGGGCCTCACGGTGACCAAGACCGGCAAGGGCACGTTCATTGTGGCCAACAAGGTTGCTAACGACCTTACCTTGGGTCAGTACAGTGCGCGGGATCTTAACGAAGCACGTCCTCACATCGAGATCCCGGCAGCGGGACTGGCGGCTCAAAGAAGGACCGAGGAAGAACTGGAACACCTCAAGGAAATCGTCCAGGAGATGCTCACCGAGAACGATCCCGAAGCGTGGGTGAACCTGGACGCCAGCTTCCATTCAGCCGTTGCCCGCGCCAGCGGGAACCGTGTGTTTGCCAGCGTCGTCTCGGACATTCGTGAAGCCCTGGCCCACCAGTCCGAAACCTTGAACCTCGTCGCAGACCGGCAACACCGCTCGGACGAGGAACACGTCGCAGTACTCAACGCAATCGAAGCCGGCGACTCCGAAGCCGCGAGCAACGCGATGGCCGCTCATCTGCAGGCCGTCAGCGTGGCACTGGACACGATCCTCAGCAAATGA
- a CDS encoding RNA-binding S4 domain-containing protein translates to MMSIPSSSPANVRVDAWLWAIRAYKTRSAATAACRAGHIRINGNPVKASQSVIIGDTIRVRESGWERILEVRRLIAKRVGAEAASHCFTDHTPPRPVAPKLGLPQRDRGAGRPTKKDRRDMEKLRG, encoded by the coding sequence ATGATGAGCATCCCGTCCTCGTCCCCGGCCAACGTCCGAGTCGACGCCTGGCTGTGGGCGATCCGCGCGTACAAGACCCGTTCCGCTGCCACGGCTGCCTGCCGCGCAGGGCACATCCGGATCAACGGGAACCCGGTCAAGGCGTCGCAGAGCGTGATCATTGGAGACACCATTCGGGTCCGGGAGTCAGGCTGGGAACGCATCCTTGAGGTGCGGCGACTTATCGCCAAACGCGTCGGCGCCGAAGCCGCTTCCCACTGCTTCACCGACCACACTCCCCCGCGTCCCGTAGCCCCCAAGCTCGGCCTCCCCCAGCGCGACCGCGGCGCCGGCCGGCCCACCAAGAAGGACCGACGGGACATGGAGAAACTGCGAGGCTAG
- a CDS encoding DUF6318 family protein, which yields MSRLSFATFPFTHVRTWVVGLAAVVLLSGCQGGSAPGASPSGSISTTASPSLSVSAPAASATATASPVYKPADAHGKAQNVPVPVMPELAKENSKAGLEAFIGYWFQLLSYAYETGDTAKAKELSNESCVLCTDLLSNVATNYTEGRWLVGGKYQTPVIEVLWEPSAPSQPAKVQVLQDQILYMNPDGSNGREPTAAINDAAAFFGKFANDSWSTADLGVIR from the coding sequence ATGTCACGCCTTTCGTTTGCCACTTTTCCCTTTACTCACGTCCGAACGTGGGTCGTGGGACTCGCCGCTGTGGTGCTTTTGAGCGGTTGCCAGGGCGGCTCCGCACCAGGCGCCTCACCCTCAGGGAGCATCTCGACGACGGCGTCGCCCAGCTTGAGCGTTTCGGCTCCGGCGGCTTCGGCTACTGCGACGGCCTCCCCCGTATACAAGCCTGCAGACGCCCACGGAAAGGCGCAGAACGTGCCCGTTCCCGTGATGCCAGAGCTGGCGAAGGAGAACTCGAAGGCCGGGCTGGAAGCGTTCATTGGGTACTGGTTCCAGTTGCTTAGCTACGCGTACGAAACCGGCGACACAGCCAAGGCAAAAGAGTTGTCCAATGAAAGTTGCGTGCTTTGCACAGACCTCCTGTCCAACGTCGCAACAAACTACACGGAGGGCCGGTGGCTGGTCGGCGGAAAATATCAGACGCCTGTAATCGAAGTCCTTTGGGAGCCGTCGGCACCATCGCAACCTGCAAAGGTCCAAGTGCTGCAAGACCAGATCCTGTATATGAACCCGGATGGGTCTAATGGCAGGGAGCCGACGGCTGCAATAAATGATGCAGCGGCCTTCTTTGGCAAGTTCGCCAATGATTCTTGGTCTACAGCGGATCTCGGCGTGATTCGATGA
- a CDS encoding YchJ family protein, whose translation MTPDSTRLRNGACPCLSGEQYEECCGRFHRSAADAPTAEQLMRSRYSAFVILDPGYLLRTWHLSTRPASMDLDPDMEWRRLDIVSATGGGPLDTTGTVEFAAHYRLDGERGVQRELSRFVREDKRWFYVDGDVR comes from the coding sequence ATGACCCCTGATTCAACCCGTCTCCGCAACGGTGCCTGCCCGTGCCTCTCCGGCGAACAATACGAGGAATGTTGTGGGCGCTTTCATCGCAGCGCGGCGGATGCGCCAACGGCTGAGCAACTCATGCGGTCCCGCTATTCGGCGTTCGTCATCCTGGATCCCGGCTACCTCCTGCGCACCTGGCACTTGTCCACCCGCCCCGCGTCGATGGACCTTGATCCGGACATGGAATGGCGCAGGCTGGACATTGTCTCGGCCACGGGCGGTGGCCCCCTGGACACGACGGGAACAGTGGAGTTCGCTGCGCACTACAGGCTCGACGGCGAACGCGGGGTCCAGCGCGAGCTAAGCCGCTTCGTCCGGGAGGACAAGCGTTGGTTCTATGTGGATGGGGACGTGCGCTAG
- a CDS encoding helix-turn-helix domain-containing protein: MRTVREAGPLVRELRDERGWSQKELARRANVSRTFVIDVESGKATVETSKFMDVFQALGFEIAIRNSETGNVRW; this comes from the coding sequence TTGCGTACGGTTCGAGAGGCTGGTCCGCTGGTGCGTGAGCTTCGCGACGAGCGTGGCTGGTCACAGAAGGAACTCGCCCGCCGGGCGAACGTGTCGCGAACCTTCGTGATCGATGTGGAGTCCGGCAAAGCCACCGTGGAGACATCGAAATTCATGGACGTCTTCCAAGCTCTGGGATTCGAAATTGCCATTCGCAACAGCGAGACGGGCAATGTCCGATGGTAA
- a CDS encoding PKD domain-containing protein, whose protein sequence is MPSTNMGSDAAGEDPYQYKADFRCRVGGPGSREMGCLTLECPPTTSGGEKGSPVIWLKAPKGITNPTFTDWQPVDGKPACLYDAEPENVMEDIAARILADFRQLPVNPGNLQAQPFPHTLKGGPTNFYTTTNDQTFDLTILGQTVHLTATPTNYTYTFGDGTTLGPTPAAGYSIPETEWLNNQTRTSHIYTETGNYQAAVTTSFTGTYSVNNGPPLPINGTLDITTPTKTIHVWKTERALVADTCQENPNSWGCPGAVSK, encoded by the coding sequence GTGCCATCCACAAACATGGGATCAGACGCCGCCGGGGAGGATCCATACCAATACAAGGCGGACTTCCGCTGCCGCGTTGGCGGTCCGGGCTCCCGCGAAATGGGCTGCCTAACTCTTGAATGCCCGCCTACTACATCCGGCGGCGAGAAGGGCTCGCCTGTTATTTGGTTGAAGGCTCCCAAGGGGATCACCAATCCGACCTTCACTGATTGGCAGCCAGTCGACGGCAAGCCCGCATGTTTGTATGACGCCGAGCCCGAAAATGTCATGGAAGATATCGCCGCCCGGATCCTTGCCGATTTCCGCCAACTACCCGTCAACCCCGGAAACCTCCAAGCCCAACCCTTCCCCCACACCCTCAAAGGCGGCCCCACCAACTTCTACACCACCACCAACGACCAAACCTTCGACCTCACCATCCTCGGCCAAACAGTCCACCTCACCGCCACACCCACCAACTACACCTACACCTTCGGCGACGGCACCACCCTCGGCCCCACACCAGCCGCCGGCTACTCCATCCCCGAAACCGAATGGCTCAACAACCAGACCCGCACCAGCCACATCTACACAGAAACCGGCAACTACCAAGCAGCAGTCACCACCAGCTTCACCGGAACCTACTCCGTCAACAACGGCCCACCACTACCCATCAACGGCACCCTGGACATCACCACACCCACCAAAACCATCCACGTCTGGAAAACAGAAAGAGCACTCGTCGCCGACACCTGCCAGGAAAACCCCAACTCCTGGGGCTGCCCCGGGGCAGTTTCCAAGTAA